The proteins below come from a single Mytilus edulis chromosome 5, xbMytEdul2.2, whole genome shotgun sequence genomic window:
- the LOC139524386 gene encoding uncharacterized protein isoform X3, translating into MAPRDELHSTVYNEKFSIKDVIKEMKQKPNNSKCQTDFCRRMAAFANDDSLHVLLAKQEGISCIIKAMKQFTDIKDLIKSACQTLLKMTSYSDANCVHVHKEDGISFLIELVQLKIDDAELLQTILDILGYLVMTDDTDIIDSMIDKSCHTIILTTMSRHGDNSDIVKQCCFILSNLVNSVDIARSLMFIGGVHVIIGAMQKFEDNNEVLENGCRALGSFAVHDEICTDVVNAGALTITLHTLERSREDERLLECATWALACLTKYEESCTDVCNSCGMEKLIQGMKNFSTIEIIQEYGCWTICNVIAHGKTDKPFDVNISHDIVHVLLDATSMFLDNIDLQEQLLFAISETIIVAETILHRFVSSKGIPLIVKTMTQYPDHCPIQEHGCRIIGNVAVYEQHRLHIETEGGSKVIVSAMLTLETSEELQEIGCLALTNITANVYKNKVTAVKSGCVSAVLKAITAESDNNLLSALQTIGNVIEIDDACYNFLEENGIQIIRTVLCTKKLSPDSTNILLFASNILSRISFLLGIDEGYIGQAEKLLLEIKDMTDENSEAVLSLSRFYENMLKTEKRYSLFREKNIKLNIYKWINEFEDDSNIQISCCKVLAAVALYDKDLSIEVFNVMKKCMTAYVDNSDIQLICCGAIVYISDNNEACRDCLVQKGAVKLAINAIKTHTTVEKLVDVCLMALDTLLVKIPEHVEYGVKDHMLLHIMEVIRLYPENTEIQIHGCNIVSKLQKEHKDIFCNGEAQDTCDHLVRLLRRRRSNSELQAAAVEALKSLLPGESEYVQNTKEQLTFLTNCWFSDLNTVSS; encoded by the exons ATGGCGCCAAgag acgAATTACATTCCACAGTCTATAATGAAAAGTTTTCAATTAAAGATGTAATAAAGGAAATGAAACAGAAACCAAACAATTCCAAATGCCAAACAGATTTCTGTCGCAGAATGGCAGCATTCGCTAATGACG ACTCTCTTCATGTTTTGCTGGCAAAACAAGAAGGGATATCTTGTATTATCAAAGCAATGAAACAGTTTACAGACATCAAAGATCTCATTAAATCAGCTTGCCAAACTTTATTGAAAATGACATCATATTCAG ATGCCAATTGTGTTCATGTCCACAAAGAAGACGGAATCTCATTCCTAATAGAACTTGTACAACTCAAGATTGACGATGCAGAACTCCTGCAGACCATATTAGACATATTAGGGTATCTTGTAATGACCG ATGACACAGATATTATAGATTCCATGATTGACAAATCTTGTCATACCATCATCCTCACCACAATGTCAAGGCATGGCGACAATAGCGACATTGTCAAACAGTGTTGTTTTATCTTATCCAATTTAGTAAACTCTG TTGACATCGCCAGGTCTCTCATGTTTATTGGAGGAGTACATGTAATTATTGGTGCCATGCAAAAGTTCGAGGACAATAACGAAGTATTAGAGAACGGATGTAGAGCTCTTGGAAGCTTTGCAGTACATG atgagATATGTACCGATGTTGTCAATGCAGGTGCGCTGACAATAACACTACATACTTTGGAGAGAAGCAGAGAAGATGAACGCTTGTTAGAATGTGCTACATGGGCTTTAGCGTGTCTGACTAAATATG AGGAATCATGTACAGATGTATGTAATTCATGTGGCATGGAGAAACTAATTCAAGGAATGAAAAACTTTTCTACCATAGAAATTATACAAGAATACGGTTGCTGGACAATCTGTAACGTAATTGCACATGGTAAGACGG ACAAACCATTTGATGTCAACATCAGTCATGATATAGTCCATGTGTTATTGGATGCAACGAGCATGTTCTTAGACAACATAGACCTTCAAGAACAATTATTGTTTGCCATTAGTGAAACCATAATTGTTGCAG AAACGATTCTTCATCGATTTGTTTCAAGCAAAGGAATACCATTAATCGTTAAAACTATGACACAGTACCCTGACCACTGCCCAATACAGGAACATGGCTGTCGGATTATAGGGAACGTAGCTGTATATG agcAACACAGATTACACATTGAAACAGAAGGTGGTTCTAAGGTTATAGTATCTGCAATGTTAACATTGGAGACATCAGAAGAGTTGCAAGAGATCGGCTGTTTAGCCTTAACCAACATAACAGCTAACG TTTACAAAAACAAAGTCACAGCAGTGAAAAGTGGGTGTGTATCAGCAGTATTAAAGGCGATTACAGCAGAGAGCGACAATAACTTACTTTCAGCACTTCAGACCATTGGCAATGTGATAGAAATTG ACGATGCCTGCTATAATTTTCTGGAGGAAAATGGGATACAGATAATAAGAACAGTACTGTGCACCAAAAAGTTGTCCCCAGATTCAACAAACATTCTGTTATTTGCAAGCAATATTCTGTCCAGAATATCATTTCTGTTAG GAATAGACGAGGGGTACATTGGTCAAGCTGAAAAATTACTGTTAGAAATAAAGGACATGACAGACGAAAACTCAGAGGCAGTTCTGAGTCTAAGTCGGTTTTATGAAAACATGCTTAAAACTG AGAAAAGGTACAGTTTATTTAGAGAGAAGAACATTAAATTGAATATTTACAAATGGATAAATGAATTTGAAGATGATAGCAACATCCAAATAAGCTGTTGTAAAGTTCTAGCTGCAGTCGCGCTGT ATGATAAAGATTTAAGCATAGAAGTGTTTAATGTGATGAAGAAATGCATGACTGCTTACGTTGATAACAGTGACATACAACTTATTTGCTGTGGTGCAATAGTGTATATTTCAGATAACAATG AGGCTTGCAGAGATTGTTTAGTGCAAAAAGGTGCAGTTAAACTTGCAATAAACGCAATAAAAACGCATACCACAGTAGAGAAACTGGTAGATGTGTGTTTGATGGCTTTAGATACATTATTAGTAAAAA taccaGAACATGTAGAGTATGGTGTAAAAGATCACATGCTTCTGCATATAATGGAAGTCATCCGTTTGTATCCAGAAAATACAGAAATACAGATTCATGGATGCAACATTGTTTCAAAGTTACAAAAAGAGCATAAAG ATATATTTTGCAATGGGGAAGCACAAGATACGTGTGACCATCTCGTCCGTTTGTTAAGAAGGAGAAGATCAAATAGTGAACTTCAAGCTGCAGCAGTTGAAGCTTTAAAAAGTTTATTACCAG GTGAGTCTGAATATGTACAAAATACCAAAGAACAATTAACATTTCTTACAAATTGCTGGTTCAGTGACCTCAATACAGTCAGTTCATGA
- the LOC139524386 gene encoding uncharacterized protein isoform X2 gives MTTKTQAKILTKTNFLNAVHVVNGKPFGKVRKVKKQVLMDQYLDNLECKPSKQAAKEITNGTDGIQPNGHLKVQKRTGENLRHDNDDSENQSKQRNRSMQNGFTVLKTGMITTENNNEEFITIYDAKRQQQNASTSNAILDNTVNGIHGRIKNRKVRRDSNVNPIRKTSFLLMEDTVNGMHGQQEVRRDSKGNPIRKTSALLSEDTGRPGRRDSVVAMSTRRYSLSPSVSKSKVRKTSFVAPPTATRRKSLQVNGIIKNKLSKRTNTTQLPEAAVRRETKQITLDVLIQHCDESSSLSVDVETIASSLSALYPSFDIEINGAEGMCLYSKNNSKNNKGNNKSTMAPRDELHSTVYNEKFSIKDVIKEMKQKPNNSKCQTDFCRRMAAFANDDSLHVLLAKQEGISCIIKAMKQFTDIKDLIKSACQTLLKMTSYSDANCVHVHKEDGISFLIELVQLKIDDAELLQTILDILGYLVMTDDTDIIDSMIDKSCHTIILTTMSRHGDNSDIVKQCCFILSNLVNSVDIARSLMFIGGVHVIIGAMQKFEDNNEVLENGCRALGSFAVHDEICTDVVNAGALTITLHTLERSREDERLLECATWALACLTKYEESCTDVCNSCGMEKLIQGMKNFSTIEIIQEYGCWTICNVIAHDKPFDVNISHDIVHVLLDATSMFLDNIDLQEQLLFAISETIIVAETILHRFVSSKGIPLIVKTMTQYPDHCPIQEHGCRIIGNVAVYEQHRLHIETEGGSKVIVSAMLTLETSEELQEIGCLALTNITANVYKNKVTAVKSGCVSAVLKAITAESDNNLLSALQTIGNVIEIDDACYNFLEENGIQIIRTVLCTKKLSPDSTNILLFASNILSRISFLLGIDEGYIGQAEKLLLEIKDMTDENSEAVLSLSRFYENMLKTEKRYSLFREKNIKLNIYKWINEFEDDSNIQISCCKVLAAVALYDKDLSIEVFNVMKKCMTAYVDNSDIQLICCGAIVYISDNNEACRDCLVQKGAVKLAINAIKTHTTVEKLVDVCLMALDTLLVKIPEHVEYGVKDHMLLHIMEVIRLYPENTEIQIHGCNIVSKLQKEHKDIFCNGEAQDTCDHLVRLLRRRRSNSELQAAAVEALKSLLPGESEYVQNTKEQLTFLTNCWFSDLNTVSS, from the exons ATGACGACTAAAACGCAAGCTAAAATCTTAACAAAAACGAATTTCTTGAATGCTGTTCATGTGGTAAATGGTAAACCTTTTGGCAAAGTGAGAAAAGTTAAAAAGCAAGTATTAATGGACCAATATCTCGACAATTTAGAGTGTAAACCAAGTAAACAAGCAGCTAAAGAAATAACGAATGGAACCGATGGTATTCAACCAAATGGACATCTCAAAGTACAAAAAAGGACCGGCGAAAATTTAAGACATGACAATGATGATTCTGAAAATCAAAGCAAACAACGCAACAGGAGTATGCAAAATGGTTTTACTGTATTGAAAACAGGAATGATAACTACTGAAAACAACAATGAAGAATTCATAACAATATATGATGCCAAAAGACAACAACAAAATGCAAGTACTTCTAATGCTATATTGGATAATACTGTGAATGGAATACATGGAAGAATAAAAAATAGAAAGGTTCGAAGAGACAGTAATGTTAATCCTATTCGGAAAACATCTTTTTTGTTAATGGAAGATACTGTGAATGGGATGCATGGACAACAAGAAGTTCGAAGAGACAGTAAAGGAAATCCTATTCGGAAAACATCTGCTTTGTTATCAGAAGATACAGGAAGACCTGGAAGACGAGATTCAGTTGTTGCCATGTCAACAAGAAGATACTCACTATCTCCATCTGTATCAAAATCTAAAGTAAGGAAAACCAGTTTTGTAGCACCACCAACAGCTACCAGAAGAAAGAGCTTGCAGGTTAACGgtataattaaaaacaaactttccAAACGTACCAATACCACACAATTACCAGAAGCAGCCGTTCGACGAGAAACAAAGCAAATTACATTGGATGTATTAATACAGCATTGTGATGAGAGTTCGTCATTATCAGTTGATGTTGAAACAATAGCTAGCAGTCTTAGTGCATTGTACCCATCATTTGACATAGAAATAAATGGTGCTGAAGGGATGTGTTTGTACTCCAAAAACAATTCAA AAAATAACAAAGGAAACAATAAATCTACAATGGCGCCAAgag acgAATTACATTCCACAGTCTATAATGAAAAGTTTTCAATTAAAGATGTAATAAAGGAAATGAAACAGAAACCAAACAATTCCAAATGCCAAACAGATTTCTGTCGCAGAATGGCAGCATTCGCTAATGACG ACTCTCTTCATGTTTTGCTGGCAAAACAAGAAGGGATATCTTGTATTATCAAAGCAATGAAACAGTTTACAGACATCAAAGATCTCATTAAATCAGCTTGCCAAACTTTATTGAAAATGACATCATATTCAG ATGCCAATTGTGTTCATGTCCACAAAGAAGACGGAATCTCATTCCTAATAGAACTTGTACAACTCAAGATTGACGATGCAGAACTCCTGCAGACCATATTAGACATATTAGGGTATCTTGTAATGACCG ATGACACAGATATTATAGATTCCATGATTGACAAATCTTGTCATACCATCATCCTCACCACAATGTCAAGGCATGGCGACAATAGCGACATTGTCAAACAGTGTTGTTTTATCTTATCCAATTTAGTAAACTCTG TTGACATCGCCAGGTCTCTCATGTTTATTGGAGGAGTACATGTAATTATTGGTGCCATGCAAAAGTTCGAGGACAATAACGAAGTATTAGAGAACGGATGTAGAGCTCTTGGAAGCTTTGCAGTACATG atgagATATGTACCGATGTTGTCAATGCAGGTGCGCTGACAATAACACTACATACTTTGGAGAGAAGCAGAGAAGATGAACGCTTGTTAGAATGTGCTACATGGGCTTTAGCGTGTCTGACTAAATATG AGGAATCATGTACAGATGTATGTAATTCATGTGGCATGGAGAAACTAATTCAAGGAATGAAAAACTTTTCTACCATAGAAATTATACAAGAATACGGTTGCTGGACAATCTGTAACGTAATTGCACATG ACAAACCATTTGATGTCAACATCAGTCATGATATAGTCCATGTGTTATTGGATGCAACGAGCATGTTCTTAGACAACATAGACCTTCAAGAACAATTATTGTTTGCCATTAGTGAAACCATAATTGTTGCAG AAACGATTCTTCATCGATTTGTTTCAAGCAAAGGAATACCATTAATCGTTAAAACTATGACACAGTACCCTGACCACTGCCCAATACAGGAACATGGCTGTCGGATTATAGGGAACGTAGCTGTATATG agcAACACAGATTACACATTGAAACAGAAGGTGGTTCTAAGGTTATAGTATCTGCAATGTTAACATTGGAGACATCAGAAGAGTTGCAAGAGATCGGCTGTTTAGCCTTAACCAACATAACAGCTAACG TTTACAAAAACAAAGTCACAGCAGTGAAAAGTGGGTGTGTATCAGCAGTATTAAAGGCGATTACAGCAGAGAGCGACAATAACTTACTTTCAGCACTTCAGACCATTGGCAATGTGATAGAAATTG ACGATGCCTGCTATAATTTTCTGGAGGAAAATGGGATACAGATAATAAGAACAGTACTGTGCACCAAAAAGTTGTCCCCAGATTCAACAAACATTCTGTTATTTGCAAGCAATATTCTGTCCAGAATATCATTTCTGTTAG GAATAGACGAGGGGTACATTGGTCAAGCTGAAAAATTACTGTTAGAAATAAAGGACATGACAGACGAAAACTCAGAGGCAGTTCTGAGTCTAAGTCGGTTTTATGAAAACATGCTTAAAACTG AGAAAAGGTACAGTTTATTTAGAGAGAAGAACATTAAATTGAATATTTACAAATGGATAAATGAATTTGAAGATGATAGCAACATCCAAATAAGCTGTTGTAAAGTTCTAGCTGCAGTCGCGCTGT ATGATAAAGATTTAAGCATAGAAGTGTTTAATGTGATGAAGAAATGCATGACTGCTTACGTTGATAACAGTGACATACAACTTATTTGCTGTGGTGCAATAGTGTATATTTCAGATAACAATG AGGCTTGCAGAGATTGTTTAGTGCAAAAAGGTGCAGTTAAACTTGCAATAAACGCAATAAAAACGCATACCACAGTAGAGAAACTGGTAGATGTGTGTTTGATGGCTTTAGATACATTATTAGTAAAAA taccaGAACATGTAGAGTATGGTGTAAAAGATCACATGCTTCTGCATATAATGGAAGTCATCCGTTTGTATCCAGAAAATACAGAAATACAGATTCATGGATGCAACATTGTTTCAAAGTTACAAAAAGAGCATAAAG ATATATTTTGCAATGGGGAAGCACAAGATACGTGTGACCATCTCGTCCGTTTGTTAAGAAGGAGAAGATCAAATAGTGAACTTCAAGCTGCAGCAGTTGAAGCTTTAAAAAGTTTATTACCAG GTGAGTCTGAATATGTACAAAATACCAAAGAACAATTAACATTTCTTACAAATTGCTGGTTCAGTGACCTCAATACAGTCAGTTCATGA
- the LOC139524386 gene encoding uncharacterized protein isoform X1, with product MTTKTQAKILTKTNFLNAVHVVNGKPFGKVRKVKKQVLMDQYLDNLECKPSKQAAKEITNGTDGIQPNGHLKVQKRTGENLRHDNDDSENQSKQRNRSMQNGFTVLKTGMITTENNNEEFITIYDAKRQQQNASTSNAILDNTVNGIHGRIKNRKVRRDSNVNPIRKTSFLLMEDTVNGMHGQQEVRRDSKGNPIRKTSALLSEDTGRPGRRDSVVAMSTRRYSLSPSVSKSKVRKTSFVAPPTATRRKSLQVNGIIKNKLSKRTNTTQLPEAAVRRETKQITLDVLIQHCDESSSLSVDVETIASSLSALYPSFDIEINGAEGMCLYSKNNSKNNKGNNKSTMAPRDELHSTVYNEKFSIKDVIKEMKQKPNNSKCQTDFCRRMAAFANDDSLHVLLAKQEGISCIIKAMKQFTDIKDLIKSACQTLLKMTSYSDANCVHVHKEDGISFLIELVQLKIDDAELLQTILDILGYLVMTDDTDIIDSMIDKSCHTIILTTMSRHGDNSDIVKQCCFILSNLVNSVDIARSLMFIGGVHVIIGAMQKFEDNNEVLENGCRALGSFAVHDEICTDVVNAGALTITLHTLERSREDERLLECATWALACLTKYEESCTDVCNSCGMEKLIQGMKNFSTIEIIQEYGCWTICNVIAHGKTDKPFDVNISHDIVHVLLDATSMFLDNIDLQEQLLFAISETIIVAETILHRFVSSKGIPLIVKTMTQYPDHCPIQEHGCRIIGNVAVYEQHRLHIETEGGSKVIVSAMLTLETSEELQEIGCLALTNITANVYKNKVTAVKSGCVSAVLKAITAESDNNLLSALQTIGNVIEIDDACYNFLEENGIQIIRTVLCTKKLSPDSTNILLFASNILSRISFLLGIDEGYIGQAEKLLLEIKDMTDENSEAVLSLSRFYENMLKTEKRYSLFREKNIKLNIYKWINEFEDDSNIQISCCKVLAAVALYDKDLSIEVFNVMKKCMTAYVDNSDIQLICCGAIVYISDNNEACRDCLVQKGAVKLAINAIKTHTTVEKLVDVCLMALDTLLVKIPEHVEYGVKDHMLLHIMEVIRLYPENTEIQIHGCNIVSKLQKEHKDIFCNGEAQDTCDHLVRLLRRRRSNSELQAAAVEALKSLLPGESEYVQNTKEQLTFLTNCWFSDLNTVSS from the exons ATGACGACTAAAACGCAAGCTAAAATCTTAACAAAAACGAATTTCTTGAATGCTGTTCATGTGGTAAATGGTAAACCTTTTGGCAAAGTGAGAAAAGTTAAAAAGCAAGTATTAATGGACCAATATCTCGACAATTTAGAGTGTAAACCAAGTAAACAAGCAGCTAAAGAAATAACGAATGGAACCGATGGTATTCAACCAAATGGACATCTCAAAGTACAAAAAAGGACCGGCGAAAATTTAAGACATGACAATGATGATTCTGAAAATCAAAGCAAACAACGCAACAGGAGTATGCAAAATGGTTTTACTGTATTGAAAACAGGAATGATAACTACTGAAAACAACAATGAAGAATTCATAACAATATATGATGCCAAAAGACAACAACAAAATGCAAGTACTTCTAATGCTATATTGGATAATACTGTGAATGGAATACATGGAAGAATAAAAAATAGAAAGGTTCGAAGAGACAGTAATGTTAATCCTATTCGGAAAACATCTTTTTTGTTAATGGAAGATACTGTGAATGGGATGCATGGACAACAAGAAGTTCGAAGAGACAGTAAAGGAAATCCTATTCGGAAAACATCTGCTTTGTTATCAGAAGATACAGGAAGACCTGGAAGACGAGATTCAGTTGTTGCCATGTCAACAAGAAGATACTCACTATCTCCATCTGTATCAAAATCTAAAGTAAGGAAAACCAGTTTTGTAGCACCACCAACAGCTACCAGAAGAAAGAGCTTGCAGGTTAACGgtataattaaaaacaaactttccAAACGTACCAATACCACACAATTACCAGAAGCAGCCGTTCGACGAGAAACAAAGCAAATTACATTGGATGTATTAATACAGCATTGTGATGAGAGTTCGTCATTATCAGTTGATGTTGAAACAATAGCTAGCAGTCTTAGTGCATTGTACCCATCATTTGACATAGAAATAAATGGTGCTGAAGGGATGTGTTTGTACTCCAAAAACAATTCAA AAAATAACAAAGGAAACAATAAATCTACAATGGCGCCAAgag acgAATTACATTCCACAGTCTATAATGAAAAGTTTTCAATTAAAGATGTAATAAAGGAAATGAAACAGAAACCAAACAATTCCAAATGCCAAACAGATTTCTGTCGCAGAATGGCAGCATTCGCTAATGACG ACTCTCTTCATGTTTTGCTGGCAAAACAAGAAGGGATATCTTGTATTATCAAAGCAATGAAACAGTTTACAGACATCAAAGATCTCATTAAATCAGCTTGCCAAACTTTATTGAAAATGACATCATATTCAG ATGCCAATTGTGTTCATGTCCACAAAGAAGACGGAATCTCATTCCTAATAGAACTTGTACAACTCAAGATTGACGATGCAGAACTCCTGCAGACCATATTAGACATATTAGGGTATCTTGTAATGACCG ATGACACAGATATTATAGATTCCATGATTGACAAATCTTGTCATACCATCATCCTCACCACAATGTCAAGGCATGGCGACAATAGCGACATTGTCAAACAGTGTTGTTTTATCTTATCCAATTTAGTAAACTCTG TTGACATCGCCAGGTCTCTCATGTTTATTGGAGGAGTACATGTAATTATTGGTGCCATGCAAAAGTTCGAGGACAATAACGAAGTATTAGAGAACGGATGTAGAGCTCTTGGAAGCTTTGCAGTACATG atgagATATGTACCGATGTTGTCAATGCAGGTGCGCTGACAATAACACTACATACTTTGGAGAGAAGCAGAGAAGATGAACGCTTGTTAGAATGTGCTACATGGGCTTTAGCGTGTCTGACTAAATATG AGGAATCATGTACAGATGTATGTAATTCATGTGGCATGGAGAAACTAATTCAAGGAATGAAAAACTTTTCTACCATAGAAATTATACAAGAATACGGTTGCTGGACAATCTGTAACGTAATTGCACATGGTAAGACGG ACAAACCATTTGATGTCAACATCAGTCATGATATAGTCCATGTGTTATTGGATGCAACGAGCATGTTCTTAGACAACATAGACCTTCAAGAACAATTATTGTTTGCCATTAGTGAAACCATAATTGTTGCAG AAACGATTCTTCATCGATTTGTTTCAAGCAAAGGAATACCATTAATCGTTAAAACTATGACACAGTACCCTGACCACTGCCCAATACAGGAACATGGCTGTCGGATTATAGGGAACGTAGCTGTATATG agcAACACAGATTACACATTGAAACAGAAGGTGGTTCTAAGGTTATAGTATCTGCAATGTTAACATTGGAGACATCAGAAGAGTTGCAAGAGATCGGCTGTTTAGCCTTAACCAACATAACAGCTAACG TTTACAAAAACAAAGTCACAGCAGTGAAAAGTGGGTGTGTATCAGCAGTATTAAAGGCGATTACAGCAGAGAGCGACAATAACTTACTTTCAGCACTTCAGACCATTGGCAATGTGATAGAAATTG ACGATGCCTGCTATAATTTTCTGGAGGAAAATGGGATACAGATAATAAGAACAGTACTGTGCACCAAAAAGTTGTCCCCAGATTCAACAAACATTCTGTTATTTGCAAGCAATATTCTGTCCAGAATATCATTTCTGTTAG GAATAGACGAGGGGTACATTGGTCAAGCTGAAAAATTACTGTTAGAAATAAAGGACATGACAGACGAAAACTCAGAGGCAGTTCTGAGTCTAAGTCGGTTTTATGAAAACATGCTTAAAACTG AGAAAAGGTACAGTTTATTTAGAGAGAAGAACATTAAATTGAATATTTACAAATGGATAAATGAATTTGAAGATGATAGCAACATCCAAATAAGCTGTTGTAAAGTTCTAGCTGCAGTCGCGCTGT ATGATAAAGATTTAAGCATAGAAGTGTTTAATGTGATGAAGAAATGCATGACTGCTTACGTTGATAACAGTGACATACAACTTATTTGCTGTGGTGCAATAGTGTATATTTCAGATAACAATG AGGCTTGCAGAGATTGTTTAGTGCAAAAAGGTGCAGTTAAACTTGCAATAAACGCAATAAAAACGCATACCACAGTAGAGAAACTGGTAGATGTGTGTTTGATGGCTTTAGATACATTATTAGTAAAAA taccaGAACATGTAGAGTATGGTGTAAAAGATCACATGCTTCTGCATATAATGGAAGTCATCCGTTTGTATCCAGAAAATACAGAAATACAGATTCATGGATGCAACATTGTTTCAAAGTTACAAAAAGAGCATAAAG ATATATTTTGCAATGGGGAAGCACAAGATACGTGTGACCATCTCGTCCGTTTGTTAAGAAGGAGAAGATCAAATAGTGAACTTCAAGCTGCAGCAGTTGAAGCTTTAAAAAGTTTATTACCAG GTGAGTCTGAATATGTACAAAATACCAAAGAACAATTAACATTTCTTACAAATTGCTGGTTCAGTGACCTCAATACAGTCAGTTCATGA